Proteins found in one Plasmodium gaboni strain SY75 chromosome 13, whole genome shotgun sequence genomic segment:
- a CDS encoding hypothetical protein (conserved Plasmodium protein, unknown function), with protein sequence MENSTRKKNNLSCNNPKEAHLKDNLLNKNPVLYFDEEIVFDNCDVLKEDDNLDLTEEEGHEELDEKGNKKARKKKETTQEYKGGKKGKNMNKVKKIDNHNNNNNDDNKRNDKNIQRKKKNNMSNNNEGEEEEYNNNNNDDDDDINIYKKGKTNIKNIDSFNSGLDSSTNSSVSARIYRSNTELKKKGSSQNIKGNKSNIENFTKEEKILFKKWIDILPSTNLEIENILNHQLPCYNILNNIKRINKIKSIAYNENNNDEFLNSIEKSNLMFNNIKIAQREKYIIRFLCEGSSYNLTELVNILFYVLNNDELVLENIPHNKFLDTKNKIKNNNNNMMMMMKDAYIIQDEKNIKKKNTLNKNNDNQMDIQNNCNNNDDDNDGEEEEDSKNRYGNYPNLDHDTEKNIDIEKNVNTNNFNLDNFSDEDYYSDGQENQIKFHNATAITKEDLYSCIPILLSRKNLGDNMKKMNISKNENNEKECLWVWENDNYDIFPSYYKEIFKYFKELRNNMSKIYKTLIKFKNSILSKDLSNIIKMSDFLNELKKKQYLESERRCKKILLEKKKIMKKKMDIKKQEEKKKKIDESKIVEEKKNNTLIKFDSNKIQNKIDDNKTKKQNLILSWLTFKKNQTVNTLNENEHIEHFMKYPIVNVLNFNECMKDKLLEVQTQLPIFTCDRKDAVFSNDTLQNNADYDKQHFLQCYINTCENHKKVVVDYYKVYVDNKEFYEEIPSVDVIDGSKIVVQNEKNVRSKIWEDNEFYLKLKNADYIRSFYFYDNSWTRPFMSLLVHKVLDDNLNLLPFYYHDDMEYENDTNEDYYEKFETIDLTTENEENETESDGSSQDMFIVPDNEINRDIELSPITIPTSQDIYFFSLFNWEWNFEGNTKHNYNIIDKNVWKEFNFKYMENTYGCQYISWGVDNNPFKYMSDKNGLKNTLDNYDIKKLIKHSHGKMTKKDILLEQFKQKNEHLTKADTERKFKMYLVYKKCEDNRKKWMASEEGVKLFKNEELLSKIYDIRKRKLNAMSQRMEEAKKQKKMDKDNLKKEEKIKKKEKTIQEKLEKKESMKKD encoded by the exons atGGAGAATAGcacaagaaaaaaaaacaacCTTTCCTGCAATAACCCCAAAGAAGCACATCTTAAAGATAAccttttaaataaaaatccAGTGTTGTATTTCGATGAAGAAATTGTATTTGATAATTGTGATGTTTTAAAAGAAGACGATAATTTAGACTTAACAGAGGAAGAAGGACATGAAGAATTAGACgaaaaaggaaataaaaaagctcgaaaaaaaaaagaaactACACAAGAATATAAAGGTGGGAagaaaggaaaaaatatgaataaagttaaaaaaatagataatcataataataataataatgatgataataaaaggaatgataaaaatatacaacgcaaaaagaaaaataatatgtcaaataataatgaaggGGAGGaagaagaatataataataataataatgatgatgatgatgatataaatatatataagaaagGAAAAAcgaatataaaaaatattgattCATTTAATAGCGGTTTGGATAGCTCAACTAATAGTTCTGTTAGTGCTCGTATTTATAGAAGTAATACTgaactaaaaaaaaaaggttcatcacaaaatataaaaggaaataaaagtaatattgaaaattttacaaaggaagaaaaaatattatttaaaaaatggaTCGATATATTACCTAGTACTAACTTAGAgattgaaaatattttgaatcATCAGTTACcttgttataatatattgaataatataaaacgaattaataaaattaaaagtatagcatataatgaaaataataatgatgaatttttaaattctaTTGAAAAATCTAATCTTATgtttaataatatcaaaataGCACAACgagaaaaatatattatacgATTTTTATGTGAAGGAtcatcatataatttaacTGAACtagtaaatatattattttatgttttaaataatgatgaatTAGTACTTGAAAATATTCCACACAACAAATTTTTAGATactaaaaataaaataaaaaataataataataatatgatgatgatgatgaaagatgcatatattatacaagatgaaaaaaatattaaaaaaaaaaacacattaaataaaaataatgacAACCAAATGGACATTCAAAataattgtaataataatgatgatgataatgatgGGGAGGAGGAGGAGGATAGTAAAAATCGATATGGAAATTATCCAAATTTAGATCATGAtacagaaaaaaatatagatatagaaaaaaatgtaaacACTAATAATTTTAACTTAGATAATTTTTCAGATGAAGATTATTATTCAGATGGACAAGAAAATCAAATTAAATTCCATAACGCTACAGCTATTACAAAAGAAGATTTATATTCTTGTATCCCCATATTATTAAGTAGAAAAAATTTAGGagataatatgaaaaaaatgaatataagtaaaaatgaaaataatgaaaaagaatGTTTATGGGTATGggaaaatgataattatgatatattcccatcatattataaagaaatatttaaatattttaaagaattaagaaataatatgagcaaaatatataaaacattaataaaatttaaaaattctATCTTATCAAAAGATCTAtctaatattattaaaatgtcCGATTTCTTAAACGAActaaagaaaaaacaatatTTGGAATCAGAAAGGAgatgtaaaaaaatattattagaaaaaaaaaaaattatgaaaaaaaaaatggatataaaaaaacaagaagaaaagaaaaaaaaaattgatgAATCAAAAATTgtagaagaaaaaaaaaataacacACTTATCAAATTTGATagtaataaaatacaaaataaaatagatgataataaaacCAAAAAACAAAATCTCATTTTATCATGGTTAACattcaaaaaaaatcaaacagttaatacattaaatgaaaatgaacATATCGAACATTTTATGAAATATCCAATAGTTAATGTCTTAAATTTTAATGAATGTATGAAGGACAAATTATTGGAGGTGCAAACCCAACTACCTATATTTACATGTGATAGAAAGGATGCCGTGTTTTCTAATGACACCTTACAAAATAATGCGGACTATGATAAACAGCATTTCTTGCAgtgttatataaatacttGTGAAAATCATAAAAAGGTAGTGGTGGATTACTATAAAGTATACG TTGATAATAAGGAATTTTATGAAGAAATACCATCTGTGGATGTTATTGATGGAAGTAAAATTGTTGTGCAG aaTGAAAAGAACGTAAGGTCCAAAATTTGGGAAGACAACGAATTTTACttgaaattaaaaaatgcAGATTATATTAGaagtttttatttttatgacAATTCTTGGACAAGGCCCTTTATGTCGCTATTAGTGCACAAAGTTTTGGAc gACAACTTGAATTTATTGCCCTTTTATTATCATGATGATATGgaatatgaaaatgataCGAATGAAgattattatgaaaaatttGAAACGATTGATTTAACCACagaaaatgaagaaaatgaaaca GAAAGTGATGGAAGTTCTCAAGATATGTTTATCGTACCtgataatgaaataaatagAGATATTGAATTGTCTCCTATTACAATACCAACAAGCCaagatatttatttcttttctttatttaattgGGAATGGAACTTTGAGGGAAACACCAAACATAATTATAACA tTATTGACAAAAATGTATGGAAAgaatttaattttaaatatatggaGAACACTTATGGATGTCAATATATCTCATGGGGAG TTGACAACAATCCGTTCAAGTACATGTCTGATAAGAATGGCCTAAAGAATACTCTGgataattatgatattaAGAAATTAATCAAA CATTCTCATGGTAAAATGACCAAAAAGGATATCCTTCTGGAGCAATTCAAAcaaaa AAATGAGCACTTGACAAAAGCTGACACGGAAAGAAAGTTCAAAATGTATTTGGTATACAAAAAGTGTGAAGATAACAGAAAG AAATGGATGGCCTCCGAAGAAGGTGTAAAATTATTCAAGAATGAAGAACTACTATCCAAAATCTATGATATAAGGAAGAGGAAATTAAATGCTATGTCCCAAAGAATGGAAGAAGcgaaaaaacaaaaaaaaatggataaagataatttgaaaaaagaagaaaaaataaaaaagaaagaaaaaactATTCAAGAAAAATTAgagaaaaaagaaagtaTGAAAAAGGACTAA
- a CDS encoding hypothetical protein (conserved Plasmodium protein, unknown function), whose product MEKNILKKYKSFFNFVTNIKNNTEKENSIKYAQNLYLNKISKSNYNVKSNEDQIYDNKLFLKYWIRKKRPGARN is encoded by the coding sequence atggaaaaaaacattttgaagaaatataaaagcttttttaattttgttacgaatattaaaaataatacagaaaaagaaaatagCATAAAATACGCACAAAATTTATACctaaataaaatatcaaaaaGTAATTATAATGTGAAAAGTAATGAGGATcaaatatatgataataagCTTTTCTTGAAATATTGGATAAGGAAAAAAAGACCAGGAGCTCGAAATTGA
- a CDS encoding hypothetical protein (conserved Plasmodium protein, unknown function): protein MSTLENVKNIVSSVNVVCDISSISPNDIVKKEEKDGNKNKENYMLTTDTIDSTLENIYNNECGDTTNVESTNEQKNGSYNIIDDQKKTEERNILEYDDKMKTEYYNSLCNYFDNKKYILINDKENKRSKISDNDNIMYQNNMNKNITNDRNILKGEYKNIDDIRAEHKQKMLLCNNEFLYKYKIYGKYGKVSKRYIEESSFNDLSKYDLICDIYNKKYSYYKEKKIKNKLNLSKKNLTDSEVENYDIGYNIKKNNGKRYLLSNDFVSNENIEEKKKKKNMNIYQYRNVKEDNIIRNIYNNNMLNKKRMCYKNIPSFNYINTFNLLDDSSFRISENNFYKKIKKKKKKLENIQSIDIYDNNMDLKIDNEDKLNNNNNNDNILKNEAYIENKKDLGEIKKKSTNLKRNLNTDLISNSNLKKKMKKDNGYSFLHLNIYKNNNTHDFYRNNSYNTYILKTVGNSYLKHKINEKKKKMKSTIINTINSNNTNNINNMNNINNMNNINNMNNINNINNINNMNNINNMNNINNMNNINNISNKQPCDNMDIHMYGSKDNTSYHDNEEKVNDNIEENDIKQKKNESIETKNYINDKKLSKGTKYVIHKENVCTDINNNIAHDYISHDNISNDNISNDNISNDNISNDNISNEYIPYEYFTNNEDVNSSNCLNKSDSLNSLSSTNSAHINNIMNTSGENDTNCIPSFNDKTFDLLHLNLHDVVRMLENENIENLYTPEELKEILIPISGVYYSVSDGRWIYQHNNIDGHDNNIDDSNNIDDSNNIDDSNNIDDSNNIDDSNNMDDGDDKELNKMTSSEQTKNKSENEKNIFDNKNYSFHEGRQLALMLKYKNIKKKHNIFKNIYDEEIFFSDINDYGNKEIYNDVDDLNDNKYNKYNNEEHKVEIQSNKYELQYDEIHNASYEQINNMNEEQKCNIMEKINVSKNDENIKGNEQKEILKDENDKENDKDNGMKKKNDKEETKIIKKIQNNDISLLQNIECNEKIHFCDTKIEEHNNLSNNKLKEFHLNATGNILKNEIISYNTHINTSKNNDDINDCMKKTIYITKDTCKYDALNNTINNINNNNNKKKNEYVHNDKDINNFNSSDNICSEEKKENMDNYKLLKCHNYDKKYRHIHFKNKKDLYKMLGINYTKDIKNRIKCLEEEHIFYEKEKKKWIIQILEQKNNTILYLKEFDCKIFGFLYACFLSLEYKQLYLDYFLNEKKQDYLLNLIQTHFIKKRKTNHMIHQLNIHTQKKKKNEEEEKNKIVVNTNKLSLNVGRYLYENDKIINYQKKKMDNIKKNQYIDDKMEGVEKVEKVEKVEKVEMVEKVEKVEKVENFENVEKVEENIQNVENSQNYYVNTKDGKDNINIYKTINQSFIQNLNEGKTNNEKIISIYEQNKSHDYNMHILKNRKSKQSKDIFDKSKYGSYKKNDKTMLANICGYNNIISICDKEKDIINKKYEQNNLQEERPEKNILNYNIIRDDKNEKFDHKIDTLLDYKFHDKNQINNYEPVDKDINNFYIDKNICVDINSSDTPILHDTNIYNMKNEKDNNIIDIKESDDNFMNLSNFLQNEKEITDKTLKKKRNNCSYKKQKNVKDSLAHYKNSNLSIELEEEERNNLIKLNNYVKILNEKKDITSIAKQTILLLLKDILNSIPYQMAPSITSRKIYDRKIHAHVHFVYQSKNIIDLVPYFFIFKNIIKQKTLPSNQSLYICNVLLYALFEA from the coding sequence ATGTCTACATTAGAAAACGTTAAGAATATTGTTAGTAGCGTTAATGTAGTTTGTGATATTTCTAGTATAAGCCCTAATGACATAGTGAAGAAAGAAGAAAAGGatggaaataaaaataaagagaATTACATGCTTACAACGGATACTATAGATAGTACTcttgaaaatatttataataatgaatgTGGTGATACAACAAATGTGGAAAGCAcaaatgaacaaaaaaatggttcctataatataatagatgatcaaaaaaaaacggaagaaaggaatatattagaatatgatgataaaatgaaaacagaatattataatagtttatgtaattattttgataataaaaaatatatacttataaacgataaggaaaataaaaggTCAAAAATATCggataatgataatatcATGTATCagaataatatgaataagAATATAACTAATgatagaaatatattaaaaggtgaatataaaaatattgatgATATAAGAGCAGAACATAAACAGAAAATGttattatgtaataatgaatttttatataaatataaaatatatggaaaatatGGAAAGGTGTCAAAAAGATATATAGAAGAATCTTCTTTTAATGACTTGTCCAAATATGATTTAATTtgtgatatatataataaaaagtatagttattataaagaaaaaaagataaagaataaattaaatttatcaaaaaaaaatttaacAGATAGTGAAGTAGAAAATTATGACATTggatataatataaaaaagaataatggaaaaagatatttattatcaaatgATTTTGTAAGtaatgaaaatatagaagaaaaaaaaaaaaaaaaaaatatgaatatatatcaGTATAGAAATGTGAaagaagataatataataagaaatatatataataataatatgttaaataaaaaacgaatgtgttataaaaacattccctcttttaattatataaatacttttaatttattagATGATTCTTCATTTAGAATTTcagaaaataatttttataagaagataaaaaaaaaaaaaaaaaaattggaaaatatacaaagtatagatatatatgataataacaTGGATTTAAAAATTGATAATGAAGacaaattaaataataataataataatgataatattttaaaaaatgaagcatatatagaaaataaaaaagatttaggggaaataaaaaaaaaaagtacGAATTTAAAAAGGAACTTGAATACAGATTTAATCAGTAATAgtaatttaaaaaaaaaaatgaaaaaggATAATGGTTATTCatttttacatttaaatatatataaaaataataatactcATGATTTCTATAGAAATAATAGTTAcaatacatatatattaaaaactGTAGGGaattcatatttaaaacataaaataaatgaaaaaaaaaaaaaaatgaaaagtACCATAATTAATACAATCAACTcaaataatacaaataatataaacaatatgaacaatataaacaatatgaacaatataaacaatatgaacaatataaacaatataaacaatataaacaatatgaacaatataaacaatatgaacaatataaacaatatgaacaatataaacaatatttCAAATAAGCAACCATGTGATAATATGGACATACATATGTATGGATCAAAAGATAATACGTCTTATCATGATAATGAGGAGAAGgttaatgataatatagaagaaaatgatattaaacagaaaaaaaatgaatcTATTGAAAcgaaaaattatataaatgataaaaaattatcaaaaggtacaaaatatgtaatacataaagaaaatgtatgcacagatataaataataatattgcacatgattatatatcgcatgataatatatcaaatgataatatttcaaatgataatatttcaaatgataatatatcaaatgataatatatcaaatgaatatattccatatgaatattttacaaataATGAAGATGTAAACTCATCGAACTGTTTAAATAAATCTGATAGTTTGAATAGTCTGTCTTCCACCAATAGTGctcatataaataatattatgaacaCTTCAGGTGAAAATGATACAAATTGCATTCCCTCTTTTAACGATAAGACTTTCGATTTATTGCATTTGAATTTGCATGATGTAGTAAGGATGttagaaaatgaaaatattgaaaatcTCTATACACCTGAGGAGTTAAAGGAGATATTAATACCCATTAGTGGGGTATATTATTCTGTTTCAGATGGGAGGTGGATATATcaacataataatattgatgGTCATGATAATAACATTGATGATTCCAATAATATTGATGATTCCAATAATATTGATGATTCCAATAATATTGACGATTCCAATAATATTGACGATTCCAATAATATGGATGACGGTGATgataaagaattaaataaaatgacTTCCTCTGAACAGACAAAAAACAAATCAGAGAACgaaaagaatatatttgataataagaattattcttttcatGAAGGAAGACAATTAGCATTAATGttgaaatataaaaatataaaaaagaagcataatatttttaaaaatatatatgatgaagAAATATTCTTCTCGGATATCAATGATTATGGgaataaagaaatatataatgatgtagatgatttaaatgataataaatataataaatataataatgaagaaCATAAAGTGGAAATCCAATCGAACAAATATGAATTACAATATGATGAGATACATAATGCATCATATGAgcaaataaataatatgaatgaagaacaaaaatgtaatattatGGAGAAAATAAACGTTTCTAAgaatgatgaaaatataaaaggaaatgaacaaaaagaaatattaaaagatgaaaatgataagGAAAATGATAAGGACAATggaatgaaaaaaaaaaatgacaaAGAAGAAAcgaagataataaaaaagattcaaaataatgatataagCCTTCTACAAAATATTGAGTGTAATgaaaaaatacatttttgTGATACCAAAATAGAGGAGCATAATAACTTATcgaataataaattaaagGAGTTCCATTTAAATGCAACAggaaatattttaaaaaatgaaataatatcatataatacTCATATAAATACTTCAAAGAATAATGATGACATAAATGATTGTATGAAAaaaactatatatataacaaagGATACATGTAAATATGATGCTCTCAATAACacaataaataatattaacaataataataataaaaaaaaaaacgaaTATGTACACAATgataaagatataaataattttaattctagtgataatatatgtagtgaagaaaaaaaggaaaatatgGATAATTATAAACTTCTTAAATGTCATAACTATGACAAGAAGTATAGAcatattcattttaaaaataaaaaagatttatataaaatgttaggtataaattatacaaaagatataaaaaatagaaTAAAATGTTTAGAAGAagaacatatattttatgagaaggaaaaaaaaaaatggattatacaaattttagaacaaaaaaataataccatattatatttgaaaGAATTTGACTGTAAGATATTTGGATTTTTATATGCATGTTTTCTAAGTTTAGAATATAAACAATTATATCTAGATTATTTTcttaatgaaaaaaaacaagattatcttttaaatttaattcAAACACATTTTATCAAAAAGAGAAAAACTAATCATATGATACATCAACTTAATATACacacacaaaaaaaaaaaaaaaatgaagaagaagaaaaaaataaaatagtAGTTAATACAAATAAGTTATCCTTAAATGTAGGCAGATATCtatatgaaaatgataaaattataaattatcaaaaaaaaaaaatggacaatataaaaaaaaatcagTATATAGATGATAAGATGGAAGGGGTTGAAAAGGTTGAAAAGGTTGAAAAGGTTGAAAAGGTTGAAATGGTTGAAAAGGTTGAAAAGGTTGAAAAAGTTgaaaattttgaaaatgTTGAAAAAgttgaagaaaatattcaaaatgTTGAAAATTctcaaaattattatgtaaatacaaaagatggaaaagataatataaatatatataaaacaataaatCAAAGTTTTATACAAAATTTGAATGAAGGtaaaacaaataatgagaaaattatttccatatatgaacaaaataaatcacacgattataatatgcatatattaaagaatCGAAAATCTAAACAATCCAAAGACATCTTTGATAAAAGCAAATATGgatcatataaaaagaatgaTAAAACGATGCTTGCAAATATATGTGggtataataatattatttctatttgTGATAAGGAAAAggatataataaataaaaaatatgaacaaaaCAACCTGCAGGAGGAGAGGCCcgaaaaaaatatactaaactataatataataagagatgataaaaatgaaaagtTTGATCATAAAATTGATACATTATTAGATTATAAATTTCATGataaaaatcaaataaataattatgaacCAGTTGAcaaagatataaataatttttatatagataaaaatatatgcGTAGATATAAATTCTAGTGACACTCCTATATTACATGATACAAACATATACAACatgaaaaatgaaaaagataataatataattgatataaaagaaagtgatgataattttatgaattTATCAAATTTTCTTCAGAATGAAAAGGAAATAACAGATaaaacattaaaaaaaaaaagaaataacTGTTCATAtaagaaacaaaaaaatgtaaaagATTCTTTAGCGcattataaaaattctAACCTAAGTATAGAATTAGAAGAAGAGGAACgaaataatttaataaaattaaataattatgtaaaaatattaaatgaaaaaaaagatataacATCAATAGCTAAACaaacaatattattacttttaaaagatattttaaattctATTCCTTATCAAATGGCACCTTCTATAACATctagaaaaatatatgatcGAAAAATACATGCACATGTACATTTTGTTTATCAGTCTAAAAATATCATAGATTTAGTTCcttatttctttatatttaaaaatattattaaacaaaaaacACTTCCTAGCAACCAATCTCTATACATTTGTAATGTATTATTGTATGCATTGTTTGAAGCATAA